The Aedes albopictus strain Foshan chromosome 2, AalbF5, whole genome shotgun sequence region gaagcagaaaaactacccgtgtaaaaaaaaaccttagtgtATTGTAACATATGCTACTCAATTTTGTTTTCTGCGAGCACTCCTACAATTATTATCTCAGCAGAGCTTTCTTATTATGTTAACTATTTGTAATCCTATATCTTTAGAAAGCTCTTGGATCGATCTGGAATGGAAACAATACTCGGTTAGCTAGGCCTTCGCGTGTTTAATTTGTCGGTTATATGCACTATGagaaaaaatagaaaataaaacatttcaatttaactttttgaaaaactgaaTAACATGTCAAACATTTCTTAGGGAATCCCATAAATTTTGATTCATTAACAATGAAAATGAAAACTAGGAAAAcggaaaaaacatgaaaaaaatcttggaaaaaaatcatattttgacAAACTGCATGATTAGGTACTGAAGGAACTTTAATTAGTCAtggaagacattttcaaaaaatcatcggaCGGCTTTCCAAAATGGAAAATatgttgaaggaaatcatgaagaaaaaacCGCGttagttataattttgtaattttcaaaTGAGTTCTGCTATGATTTCTTATGAAAgttttgtagatattaacaaAAAACTATCATCAGCTCCAgaagaaataatgcacgagtaaagaaaaatcccaaatcttccagaaatttgtcaccATTTCCGAATCagcggaaagtagttgaaaattgtTCCAAATGATCCACCTTAAAGCTGCGTTGGTCTCTTCATTTCGGTTCGAAATTCggtgaaattttcacaaaataatcAATCTTAAAACAGtcgaaaaaaatttggaaaatgttcctGTATTATTGAAAATAGGGTTGAATGTAAACACCTCACAAAAAATGCACAAAATACTATaatttgaaaagatttttttattcCAATCACCTGTACTGCCGTGtgtagcatagttgtcccatgttaatagggattcccatagaagatGGAACaaatatgctgcacacggcagtgtagcagataaaaatctggaaaattttgattattattagCAGGTGTgtgcacataacatatcattcaacaacgacttaaaaaacttttttttaattcccaACATTAAAAAACGGTCCATCCTAAAAATCCTCTATTTTTAGATCAAACCTTAACACTCATCTTAAACTATCTTCAAagattataaaattccgttcttttATTTTCTATCATTTTTATATTTCATACTTAATTTGGAAGAGCATGGaaaaaaggaattcctcaaaaattaccttttatatttttttttaaatagcgctCATATGCAGTGGAACTTGTTTTAAACTTGGTTTATTATGGAGGCATTTCTTATGATGTATTTAACAAGAAATGGCGACACTTGATCATCTTTTGAACACATGGTTTATTTGAAggtaaaataatttgaaattgtaaaacttcgtcattttttatgaaaataggtTATCATAAGCTGGTTAAGATTTCATTCGAAAATAATTGAAATAGAAGAAATTTTTTTCATCGAGAAATCTTCATAAAAGACAACCTGGCATCCCTGATTACCCCCGTCCAACATAATGTCATCTTCCTTCCAAAATAGCTTTAAGCCAACTCTAATTCCCCATGCTTAGTACTTATCTCACAACGAACTACCTTTAGTGCAGCTACACTTATGTACATAGCACGATGAGATATGTAAAACCTTATGCTAACTTTCCGTTCTGTACAGGTGGTGACGGAAGAGCGCTTCCTGCTGCAGTTTCACTACACCGAATGGCACTCGCACACCTGCCCCTTCTCCAATGCGATCCTCGAGTTCCGGCGGAGGGTCCGTTCCGTCGTGGGGACAATCATCAAGGCAAACAGCCAAGTTGGCCCAATGCTGGTGCATTGCAAGTGAGTTTCATCCTCCCTCTCTGGGTAAATGTGTACATTGCATATGTTTCGCTTTCCCTATTTCACAGCGACGGAGGAGGACGGTCCGGGGTGTACCTGGCAATCGATGCCAACATGGAACTGGCCGAGGAGGAGGACTCGTTCCACGTGTTTGGCTATCTGAAAAAGTTACGACAGTCGCGGAAAGGCCTTATCGAAAATGTGGTAAGTTTGAGGGGGCTCTGCATAGTTTGACGTCTTTCTTGTCCTAAACAAAACTAACGTTGCGTCGCTTCGCAGGACCAATACAAGTTCGTATACGACacgctggaggaatttgtgatctGTGGCAACTCGTGGTTTCCGGTGAAGGAGCTGTCGCAGCGGTTGAAGGAGAAAAGCCTCAAGGATAACGTAACGAAGATGAACTCCTACCAGAGGGAGTACGCTCAAATTTGCAAACAGACGCCACGGTTCACCATCGGGGACTGCGCCGGTGGCCACCGGGGGGACAACCGGGAGAAGAACCGCGACGTGCTCTGTGTACCACGTAAGTTCTAGTTAAGGGGATGGGTGAATGAAGGGTGAAAATGGGCTGAACTGGCTACATTTCAACCTTCGTTGCGATTTCGTGTGGATTCATTTCTGcggatccattttttttttgtgggcttcgtggccgagcggttagcggcgtcagtcgtttagggtgtctcgtaagcctcggagtgtgggttcgattctcgctccagtcggggaaaacttttcgtcaaacggaaaattctccactgggcaactgggtgttatgtgttgtccgttgtcgaatgtttgtactgttcagtctgtacaaggTCTGTACGCAAGGTCGAAGGCGGTGTTAAAAAAAAATTagtctactatctatagtttggAGCAGTAAAATCTATAttaacttaaccctttggagccgaaagGGTCATCTATGACCCTAAAATAGAAACTGTTGTATAAATTGACACATTCaataatactgtcttcggcaaagttgttgcaaattgagtcctctgttgaggaaaaatgggaatatttgtatatgAGACTTTACTAACAACCtacaacatcctgaacaccactatagggatattccaggtcagccaaactacttcaggtctacactcgtaacagtagccatatcggtTATGCTGAGTAACATTGCATAagcaaccgcggttactggaccaatctaaagtctacttgatattattataatacTTTGGGACATCTtggatcatccaaactgtcctataatgaagtttttcagatctacaagaataacgttatgtgttttcgccataaaaaagcattgcataatctgctgagatccgtgaagctctggaaatctcaaatgtcatttagaggcactatcactatagggatattcaaggtcagccaaactaccttcgagttcagaactttaggtctacactcgtaacagcaaccatatctgatatactgagtaacgctgcatatttTAACGTGGTAATTGAACCAATCTGatgtctcttcttcttctttatggctctacgtcctcactggaacttggtctgcctcacttcaacttagtcttctttgagcacttctacagttattaattgaagggctttccttgcctgccattgcatgaactagtatattgtgaggcaaggacaatggtacactatgcccagggagtcgagataattttcccgaccagaacgggaatccaacccgccgtctccggattggcgatcctaagCCTCAACTactaggcttactggagaccccCAATCTGatgtctacttgatattattataaacctttgaaacattcagggtcgtctaaactgtcctataatgaagtccttcaaatctacaagaataactttatgtgttttcgccataaataatagccttacataatctgctgggatccgtgaagctcttgaaatctcaaatgtcatttagagacattatagggatattccaggccagccaaactaccttggagttcagaagttCAGGTATttgctcgtaacagtagccaaatTTGctacattgagtaacgttacataataAACATCGGTTACTGGAACAATTTTAAGTCTATTAtgtattatgaacctttgggatattaagggtcgtccaaactgtcctgaagtttagctcttgacagtttGAGTAGTTATTCAcgcaatgaactgtaacatcacGCATCCAACTGTaaccccctggcatttcatgagtcaatCCATGATAGttctgagatattccagatcaactaaactacttcggagaccatagctCCTGGTCTAAACTTATGATAATAGCATGTGGTTTTACGACTGGGAACTTGATTGAAAGagggatggctttctcagtctttgaatcaagaacgatttttatctacatccccgacgtttcggcctagggatttggcctttttcaagggtcgtagtgtctaccgtctatcgttttGGTGGTTTTTGCATATAAAATGCTCTTCTGGGTTGCTTTTCATGTATACGTgttgttattttagatttttaatttttgtataatACACTGTGCACTGGTAACGACTGTTTTAAAAGAATAATAGcgtttgccactacgttaagtagtgttacataatccactgtatttaccaaagtagttccacttagtcgacccacctagctcaccgCGCATCTCGTCttttttgtaccggtcggataactctcgagaaccattttagtcgggttgctatccgacattctgatgacgtgacccgcccaccgtagcctcccggtctggacgatagttggttctctaAGCAGCtagtgcagctcgtggttcattcaccttctccaagtcccgtcttccatctgcactccgccgtagatggtacgcaacaccttccgttcgaaaactccaagggcgcgttggtcctctgcacgtaggccctgtttcgtgcccatagaggacgaccggtctaatcagcgttttgtagatagttaacttcgtgttacggtgaactttatttaatcgtagagttctgcggagtccaaagtaagcacgatttcctgccacaatgcgcctctgaatctctctgctggtgtcgttgtcggcggtcaccagtgagcccatcaagtacacgaattcttcaaccgcctctatTTCATAACcttcgatataaattcggagttgcgggcgcggtgattcctccctggaaccctttgccataatgtactttgtcttcggcacatgattgactaattcgattcgcctggcttcactctttagtcggatgtacgtttccgccatcgcctcaaatttacgagcaataatatcaatatcatcagtgaaaacaagcagctgaacggacttcgtgaaaatcgtcccactcgtgtttatccccgctctccttattactctataaccctctaaagcaatgttaaacagcaagcacgaaagaccttcaccttgccgtaaccctctgcgagattcgaagggacttgagagtgtccctgatactcgaactacgcacatcactcgatccatcgtcgccttgatcaatcgtatcagtttatccgaaaatccgcattcgtgcataatctgccatagctgttctagatcgattgtatcatacgccgatttgaaatcgatgaacaagtgatgtgtgggcacgttgtattcgaggcatttctgcaatacctggcggatggcgaacatctgttccgttgtagcgcgttcacccataaatccagcctgatattgccccacgaacactcttgcaatcggtgatagacggcggcatagaatttgagagaatatcttgtaggcagcgcgcagtagtgtgatcgcgcggtagttcccgcgatccaacttgtcgccctttttgtagatggaacacacgataccttccatcaattcttccggtaatacttattattataattgttataaacgcaaaataaataaaatagataTAATCGTTACGGTTACATAACATTATGTAACTCAAAGCAGCAAAAAAGATATCacggctgtagactccatgtaATGTATTGCAGGACAGTTTGTACGATTCTGAATACCCCGAAACTATGTCATAGTCTCCGATTGTCCGATCAGTGTATTCTtttagctccagtaagtataatagattatacaacAAACACTATGTAgctaaaacagaaacttcaattgccgTTGATGCTAGATCGTATACCctaacagatctgatactgtctattgaactttcagaagacttactggacatgatagaatacaaatcgtagcttagtataatgaaagaagttactgttacacccgtagactttaggatctaaactcaagagcagtctgcatgacctaggatatcccgactgatctgatactgtcttttgaactttcaaaaaatttactggacatgatagaatacaaatcgtagctttgtatattgaaagaaattgccgttacactcgtagactttaggagctaaactctagaacagtttggaccACCTGTAATATCCCGACTGCTCTGATACGgtgtattgaactttcagaagacatactggacatgatagattacaaatcatagctttgtattatgaaaaaaattaccgttacacccgtagactttaggatctaaactcaagaacagtttggatgacgtaggatatcaagaaaaaaatattctgcatcacatTCTACCTTTTTTATGCTGCTGAGCACCAAAACCACTGAAATATGTATAAAAAAAACTCTATAGCAACGCTTGGAACTAGCGGATTAACGTTTCCCACATTGATTTAAactgttacggtcgccatgttatACCAAACGAACTTTAAACTGTACACATGTGAAAAGCTTCACTATTTTATTTGAGTACGTTTCTAAATAAgtcgaattttcaagattttatCTCACGAAAGCCTACTACCAGTTCTTCAGCATACAAATCTAAAAAGTGGCAATCGACGTTGGTCCTAGTATCCCATAGGGACCAATGATGTTTGTCGCAGCCGTGCGTACTGCATTAAAATTGTAGTTCCACGCTTTACCAGCAATCCAGAGCGTACCTTTGCCCTGCCTACCGAGTAAAACTTTAATTCAATTTCATGCGAGTGTTGTTAACGGTGCCTTTTCTCTCTTTTTCTTCCCGACAGCTGACAACTTCCGTCCTTACCTTACCTCGTTTCAGGGAAACTCATTTACCGACTACATTAACGCTGTATTTGTAGACGTAAGTACACGGGGGGATGCTTCGCATTGATGCCTTTGGTCGGTCTCCCTGGAGGCTGCGAAGAGAGCGACGGGACGAGCTTTAATTAAAACTGACTGTCATGTCACGGTACTTTTCTCCTTTCGTTCACAGGGCTACACTAAGCCTAGAGAGTATATAGTTACCGAGTGGCCCTTACAGAAAACCTGTGGTGAATTCTGGTCCCTAGTTTACGATCACGAGTGCTCCGCGATCGTCGTCCTGTGTCAACCACCTCCAAACTCGGTAGGTTCAAATGTCCGAATCCTTGTATTCAGACCTTTAACTTTACCTTTCTTTGATTCTTCAGCAACAATATCCATCCTGTTGGCCCGAGGGTCGGCACTCGAAAAAGTACGGCCCGGTGTTCACGATCGATCACATCTCGCACAATCACTACGCCAACATCAAGTCGTGGATCTTCCGCATCAACAAGAAGGTCATCTCGCTGACGGAACTGATGGCCGGTGTGAAGGCACCGCCCAGAACGGTACAGCTCTTTCAGCTGATATGTTGGCCCATGGGACATAAGGTGAGAACGCCGCAAGGGTTTTTGAACCGGATGTACGGGTTTATAAAAGAGAATGTTTTATTTTCTCACAGGTGCCAACGTCAACGAATTCCTTAGTGGAGCTGATGAACATGGTTGAACGGTGGAGGCAGAAAACTGACTATGGTCCGGTCTGTGTAGTGTCACCGTAAGTATCAACACCACTGTAtacacactcccgatcaaaagtttggggtcacccaaaCAAATGGTAGTTTTTACctatatctccaccaatttgcatccgatttcaaaaaaCTAGGCCACATTGAAGAGGAAGAAATTTCAGACATGacttacaatatttttttcgttaAATTCTTATATAATAACATTGTTTAAAGTTGCAATTTGTTTTAAAATATAAACTAAACTTTAGGCAGTGTCACAGGAAATTGGATCGACtacattttaagatgagagcttaTATTACTGCCATTTCCTATTAGTATACAACAACCttttcattggcgtagctagggggggttccaggggtgcttggcaccccctagaacaaatttggcaccccctagaatttttccttggcagttacctaaaatttaaaatttcgcacaacaaattccaatatttattgatggcacatttgaataaaacttaaacacaccctgaattacttatatacctgtggAACGTTTCGGCGCATTGGATGTTGCTAAGAACAaccaacagacttctccatggattcctacagtgattcatacagtgatttctctaggtttcctttttggattcctcccgttatttcttcaataaacttccctcacgattctccaggcagttctgATGGAGTTGAACATACTATAAATTTATGCAGAGAATGAGCCAGCaatttcttgtaggatttctttcgaaattcttactatggtgctttttggaattcttctagggattcttctaaaaatttctttttggatttcttcaggaattcctggtgggattatttaCGACAACCTtcctggatcctttcagaagttcctttagtgattcttccaggaattcctgcagagattttattcagagattcttccagaaatttctcatgaaattcttctaggagcttatattggccttcccccgagaactgtggctaggattccagcaatttctattagaactcctccaaaaattctcactatggtaccttcaggaattttactaaggaagttctttcgaaaattcttccagaaaatcacccTGGGATTTgcctttggccttcctccaagaatacctcaaacaactcctcctgcggttcttccagcaattccttcggaaattcttattatgatacgtctagaaattcctttacgaatttatcctagcattatagctgggattcttccaggaaatcttcctgacatttcttcagaatttccttctgcgattccttcagggccttctctatagattcttccagaatacctctaccggttcttacaGGTACTTCTCTAtgcatttcaaggattttttctttggattttcccaggcattcctaatgggggttctctataaattcctgtttagtttcctccagccattcctcatAGGAATGCTGCTGCGATTTCTACAAAGACACTCCCCAGAGTACATTTaagaatacctcttgagatttttttctatgacTTTTTCAGAACCTTTCCgatgataactccaggaatttttatcgaagatatttttccaaggattctctcataaatttctcatgggttctccagcaattcctcataggactcctccagaataaCTTAttgtaatacctcccggaattcttctagaattcttcagggtttccttcaaacaCTTCCTGGGAttgttcaaggcaatctttctatgAGCCTCGCAGAAGTacgcagaagtttttttttcctgggatttctccaaatatttcctattgaactcctccaggaaatcctcttgtcttttatccaggaactcctcctgggattccataagcgattcctgctgcttctaatgtttcaagaatgcctcctaggtctcctccataaattctcactgtgatacctgcaggaatctctttagggatttctcctggcattcttgctaggattcttct contains the following coding sequences:
- the LOC109420026 gene encoding receptor-type tyrosine-protein phosphatase kappa isoform X2, whose amino-acid sequence is MSRSTASTQRRQRSRSTSRYADLEKPKKKKTLSSTSLVSIPNTIKLSMLNSGLISLDKVKLSARDEKNPLSQTMPDKPTELRHFGKLCEQRRKFPILYKLEFQTAVKVETNTCRHATRKANAHKNQNPKCIPYDYNRVVLGKYENIPDTDYINASYVDSLLKPNAYIVTQGPTEDTVLDFWRMVWQENCSAIVMLTKTFDFTKVMCVQYWPPNREKEEIYGDIHITVQSEEELANFHIRTFRLFKVNKSNVVTEERFLLQFHYTEWHSHTCPFSNAILEFRRRVRSVVGTIIKANSQVGPMLVHCNDGGGRSGVYLAIDANMELAEEEDSFHVFGYLKKLRQSRKGLIENVDQYKFVYDTLEEFVICGNSWFPVKELSQRLKEKSLKDNVTKMNSYQREYAQICKQTPRFTIGDCAGGHRGDNREKNRDVLCVPPDNFRPYLTSFQGNSFTDYINAVFVDGYTKPREYIVTEWPLQKTCGEFWSLVYDHECSAIVVLCQPPPNSQQYPSCWPEGRHSKKYGPVFTIDHISHNHYANIKSWIFRINKKVISLTELMAGVKAPPRTVQLFQLICWPMGHKVPTSTNSLVELMNMVERWRQKTDYGPVCVVSPDGRSRAGVYCAANACIEQVIQHGEVDVFQAVKTVRRHRPQLVDNMTEYKYCYDLVLHYVLHYLNKDLKEKK